GGTAGAGGTAAACTATGCGCGATCAACCGCATCTTTAACGGAATCTTTCGCATCTTCAGCCGCGTGGCGAACGCCTGCTTCAGCTTGCTTTGCTTTACCTTCCATCTTGTCACCCGGATCTCCGGTCACGTTGCCCATAGCTTCTTGAGCTTTTCCTTCAACGTTCTTAGCAGTAGCTTTAGCTTTATCTTCTAAACTCATAATTTTCACCTAGCGTTTTAGATAGTTATTTCGTGGTATTGCTACCAACTGTGTCGAATTTAACCGTTTTGTCAGGTCGTTGTACTCTAACTGAAGGTTGAAGCACAAAAGGCAGCTTTACGCCCACAGATGGAGAGATCCGAATCTCGACCGCATTCCCCGCTACACCACTCCCCAAGGCAAAAACGTTAAAATCGAGGTAACTCTTTCTAAATCAGAAATGGCAGAATTTAACATTCAAGCCCCGTTTGAGCCGAAGGGCGATCAACCGAGCGCGATCGCAGGTCTGGTTAAAAGTATTAATGCTGGCAATCAATTTCAAACGCTGCAAGGTGCGACCGGAACTGGAAAGACGCATACGATCGCTCGTGTGATCGAAAAAGTAGGAAAGCCGACTCTATTACTGGCACACAACAAAACGCTGGCAGCCCAGCTTTGTAATGAGTTGCGCGAATTTTTCCCCCGCAATGCTGTTGAGTATTTCATCAGCTATTACGACTATTACCAGCCCGAAGCTTACATTCCGGTGAGTGATACTTACATCGAGAAAACAGCTTCGATCAACGACGAGATTGATATGTTGCGGCACTCGGCAACGCGATCGTTGTTCGAGCGTCGGGATGTGATTGTGGTCGCTTCGATTAGCTGCATTTACGGATTGGGGATTGCATCGGAATATCTGAATGCGTCGATTCCGCTCCGAGTCGGGGAAGAAATTAATCAGCGACAGGTGTTACGCGATCTCGCTTCGGTGCAGTATTCGCGGAACGATCTTGATCTCGGTCGCGGTAAGTTTCGGGTCAAAGGCGATGTGTTAGAAATTGGGCCTGCTTACGAAGATCGAATCATTCGCGTTGAGTTTTTTGGCGATGAGATTGATGCCATTCGCTATGTTGATCCGGTGACGGGTGCAACGCTGCAAAGTATGGAAGCGATTAATATCTATCCAGCACGTCACTTTGTCACACCCGAAGATCGATTACAGCAAGCTTGCGATGACATCGAGCTAGAGCTAAAACAGCGCTTGATCGAGCTTGAATCTCAAGGAAAGCTACTCGAAGCGCAGCGATTAGAGCAACGGACTCGCTATGATTTGGAAGTCTTGCGAGAAGTGGGTTTCTGTAATGGGGTTGAGAACTATTCGAGACATTTAGCCGGACGTAAAGCAGGCGATCCACCAGAATGCTTAATTAATTACTTTCCAAAAGATTGGTTACTCGCGATCGACGAATCTCACGTCACGATTCCGCAAATTCGGGGAATGTACAACGGTGACCAAGCCCGTAAAAAAGTGCTAATCGAGCATGGTTTCCGTTTACCGAGCGCAGCCGACAACCGCCCACTTAAAGCCGAGGAATTCTGGGAAAGAGTCAACCAATGTGTGTTTATTTCTGCGACTCCGGGCGATTGGGAGCTAGAAATCTCAGAAGATCGCGTGGTTGAACAAGTGATTCGACCGACAGGCGTTCTCGATCCGGAAGTGTTTGTGCGTCCGACTCAGGGACAAGTAGACGACTTGCTGCATGAGATTCAGACACGGGTTGAGAAGCGAGAACGAACGCTGGTGACAACGCTCACAAAACGCATGGCGGAAGACTTGACCGAATACTTCCAAGAACGTGGCGTTCGGGTGCGGTATTTGCATTCGGAAATTAACTCGATCGAGCGAATCGAAATCCTTCAAGAA
This genomic window from Cyanobacteria bacterium FACHB-DQ100 contains:
- a CDS encoding CsbD family protein — encoded protein: MSLEDKAKATAKNVEGKAQEAMGNVTGDPGDKMEGKAKQAEAGVRHAAEDAKDSVKDAVDRA
- the uvrB gene encoding excinuclease ABC subunit UvrB, with product MAEFNIQAPFEPKGDQPSAIAGLVKSINAGNQFQTLQGATGTGKTHTIARVIEKVGKPTLLLAHNKTLAAQLCNELREFFPRNAVEYFISYYDYYQPEAYIPVSDTYIEKTASINDEIDMLRHSATRSLFERRDVIVVASISCIYGLGIASEYLNASIPLRVGEEINQRQVLRDLASVQYSRNDLDLGRGKFRVKGDVLEIGPAYEDRIIRVEFFGDEIDAIRYVDPVTGATLQSMEAINIYPARHFVTPEDRLQQACDDIELELKQRLIELESQGKLLEAQRLEQRTRYDLEVLREVGFCNGVENYSRHLAGRKAGDPPECLINYFPKDWLLAIDESHVTIPQIRGMYNGDQARKKVLIEHGFRLPSAADNRPLKAEEFWERVNQCVFISATPGDWELEISEDRVVEQVIRPTGVLDPEVFVRPTQGQVDDLLHEIQTRVEKRERTLVTTLTKRMAEDLTEYFQERGVRVRYLHSEINSIERIEILQELREGTFDVLIGVNLLREGLDLPEVSLVAILDADKEGFLRAKRSLIQTIGRAARHVEGKAILYADNLTDSMEAAISETERRRVIQIEYNEKHGIVPTPIVKKSNNAILAFLEVSRRLNSQELDQAYEQADEIPLENIPTLITQLEAQMKDAAKKMEFEEAAKYRDKIKHLRDKLLGNHN